The DNA segment CCGTATACGCAGCTATGCTACTCCACAAAGCAGGTCAAAAGATAACTGAAGAAGGTCTCAGCAATGTATTAAAAGCTGCGGGAGTTAAAGTCGAAGATGTTAAAGTGAAAGCGCTTGTAGCAGCTCTTGAAGGTGTGAACATAGATGAAGTTATCAGTAAAGCTGCGTTCACACCGATTTCAACTCCAGCTGCTACCGCTCCTCAGCAAGCTGGGCCTGCGGTAAAAGAGGCTAAACCTGCTAAGAAGGAGGAGGAAGAGAAAAAAGCGGAAGAAGAAGTCACAGCCGGATTAGGCGCGCTATTCGGCTAAACACTTCTTTTTCTACTTTAAAATTTTTAGTATTAAGTTTCTTATTTTACTTTAAAATAGATTAGAGTAGTTTAAAGAGTACAGGCCTCTATAAAAAATTAAACAGTTGAGATTATGTTA comes from the Candidatus Odinarchaeum yellowstonii genome and includes:
- the rpl12p gene encoding 50S ribosomal protein P1, with product METVYAAMLLHKAGQKITEEGLSNVLKAAGVKVEDVKVKALVAALEGVNIDEVISKAAFTPISTPAATAPQQAGPAVKEAKPAKKEEEEKKAEEEVTAGLGALFG